Proteins from a genomic interval of Geodermatophilus obscurus DSM 43160:
- a CDS encoding acyl-CoA carboxylase subunit beta has protein sequence MSAAELESAGDSVPGDVDIHTTAGKLADFERRVQEATHAGSERAVEKQHAAGKMTARERIEALLDPGSFTELDEFARHRSTTFGMESKRPFGDGVVTGYGTVDGRPVCVFSQDVTVFGGSLGEVYGEKIVKVLDLAMRNGCPIIGINEGGGARIQEGVVALGLYAEIFRRNVHASGVIPQISLVMGAAAGGHVYSPALTDFVVMVDQTSQMFITGPDVVKTVTGEDVTLEELGGARTHNTKSGVAHYLAEDEADALDYVKALLSYLPSNNLDPLPALEVDPADTTHAGVTDEDRELDTFIPDSANTPYDMHTVIEHVLDDGEFLEVQPLFAPNIVVGFGRVDGRPVGIVANQPTQLAGTLDIDASEKAARFVRTCDAFNVPVLTFVDVPGFLPGTSQEWEGIIRRGAKLIYAYAEATVPKITVITRKAYGGAYDVMGSKHLGADLNLAWPTSQIAVMGAQGAVNILYRRELADADDADARRAELITEYEDALLSPYIAADRGYVDQVIRPSETRIEVTKGLRLLANKRQTLPPKKHGNIPL, from the coding sequence GTGAGCGCGGCTGAACTGGAGAGCGCCGGGGACTCCGTCCCGGGCGACGTCGACATCCACACGACCGCCGGCAAGCTGGCGGACTTCGAGCGTCGCGTGCAGGAGGCCACGCACGCGGGGTCCGAGCGCGCCGTGGAGAAGCAGCACGCCGCGGGGAAGATGACCGCCCGCGAGCGGATCGAGGCACTGCTGGACCCGGGGTCGTTCACCGAGCTCGACGAGTTCGCCCGCCACCGCTCGACCACCTTCGGCATGGAGTCCAAGCGGCCCTTCGGGGACGGCGTCGTCACCGGCTACGGGACCGTCGACGGGCGCCCGGTCTGCGTCTTCTCCCAGGACGTCACCGTCTTCGGCGGCAGCCTCGGCGAGGTCTACGGCGAGAAGATCGTGAAGGTCCTCGACCTGGCCATGCGCAACGGCTGCCCGATCATCGGGATCAACGAGGGCGGCGGCGCACGGATCCAGGAGGGCGTGGTGGCCCTCGGGCTCTACGCCGAGATCTTCCGGCGCAACGTGCACGCCTCCGGCGTCATCCCGCAGATCTCGCTGGTGATGGGTGCCGCGGCCGGTGGGCACGTCTACTCCCCCGCGCTCACCGACTTCGTCGTGATGGTCGACCAGACCAGCCAGATGTTCATCACCGGCCCCGACGTGGTGAAGACGGTGACCGGCGAGGACGTCACGCTCGAGGAGCTGGGCGGCGCCCGCACGCACAACACCAAGTCCGGCGTCGCGCACTACCTCGCCGAGGACGAGGCGGACGCGCTGGACTACGTCAAGGCGCTGCTGTCCTACCTGCCGAGCAACAACCTCGACCCGCTGCCGGCCCTCGAGGTCGACCCGGCCGACACCACGCACGCCGGTGTGACCGACGAGGACCGCGAGCTCGACACCTTCATCCCCGACTCGGCCAACACCCCTTACGACATGCACACCGTCATCGAGCACGTGCTGGACGACGGGGAGTTCCTCGAGGTGCAGCCGCTGTTCGCGCCGAACATCGTCGTCGGCTTCGGCCGGGTCGATGGACGGCCGGTCGGGATCGTGGCCAACCAGCCCACCCAGCTCGCCGGCACGCTGGACATCGACGCCAGCGAGAAGGCCGCGCGGTTCGTGCGCACCTGCGACGCGTTCAACGTCCCGGTGCTGACCTTCGTCGACGTCCCCGGGTTCCTGCCCGGCACCTCCCAGGAGTGGGAGGGGATCATCCGCCGCGGCGCGAAGCTGATCTACGCCTACGCCGAGGCGACCGTCCCGAAGATCACCGTGATCACCCGCAAGGCCTACGGCGGCGCCTACGACGTCATGGGCTCCAAGCACCTCGGCGCCGACCTGAACCTCGCCTGGCCGACCTCGCAGATCGCCGTCATGGGCGCGCAGGGCGCGGTCAACATCCTGTACCGGCGGGAGCTGGCCGACGCGGACGACGCCGACGCGCGCCGCGCCGAGCTGATCACCGAGTACGAGGACGCGCTGCTGTCGCCGTACATCGCGGCCGACCGCGGGTACGTCGACCAGGTGATCCGGCCGTCGGAGACCCGCATCGAGGTCACCAAAGGGCTGCGCCTGCTGGCCAACAAGCGCCAGACCCTGCCGCCGAAGAAGCACGGGAACATCCCGCTGTGA
- a CDS encoding acyl-CoA carboxylase subunit epsilon, with translation MTTTPLLRVVRGEPSAEELAALTVVVAALSRRRTRRRPTPVGAWASFGDAHRRPLHPGPGGWRASARYS, from the coding sequence GTGACGACGACACCCCTGCTCCGGGTGGTCAGGGGCGAACCCTCCGCCGAGGAGCTCGCCGCCCTCACCGTCGTCGTCGCCGCGCTGTCCCGGCGGCGCACCCGTCGCCGGCCCACCCCGGTGGGGGCCTGGGCGTCGTTCGGGGACGCGCACCGGCGCCCGCTGCACCCGGGACCGGGCGGCTGGCGCGCCTCTGCGAGGTACTCATGA
- a CDS encoding Maf family protein — protein sequence MSVDRRLVLASASPARLALMRQAGLTPEVVVSQVDESTVRAARVGEQVALLAAAKAKAVAEQETDALVVGADSLLEFRGKPLGKPADAHDARDRWQRMSGRSGVLHTGQALLDVRDGQVVSRDVAVVSTVVHFASPTPREIEAYLATGEPLAVAGAFTLDGLGAPFVRRVEGDPAAVVGLSLATLRTQLAKRGLAITDLWRR from the coding sequence ATGAGCGTGGACCGCAGGCTGGTGCTGGCCTCGGCGTCCCCGGCCCGCCTGGCCCTGATGCGCCAGGCCGGGCTGACGCCCGAGGTCGTCGTGAGCCAGGTGGACGAGTCGACCGTGCGGGCGGCGCGGGTCGGCGAGCAGGTCGCCCTGCTGGCCGCGGCCAAGGCCAAGGCGGTCGCCGAGCAGGAGACCGACGCGCTGGTCGTGGGCGCGGACTCGCTGCTCGAGTTCCGCGGTAAGCCGCTGGGCAAGCCCGCCGACGCGCACGACGCCCGCGACCGCTGGCAGCGGATGAGCGGCCGGAGCGGCGTGCTGCACACCGGCCAGGCGCTCCTCGACGTCCGGGACGGCCAGGTGGTCAGCCGGGACGTCGCCGTCGTGTCCACCGTCGTCCACTTCGCCAGCCCCACGCCGCGGGAGATCGAGGCCTACCTCGCGACCGGCGAGCCGCTGGCGGTGGCCGGCGCCTTCACCCTCGACGGGCTGGGCGCGCCGTTCGTCCGGCGGGTCGAGGGCGACCCGGCGGCGGTCGTCGGCCTGTCGTTGGCCACGCTGCGCACCCAGCTCGCCAAGCGCGGGCTGGCGATCACCGACCTCTGGCGGCGCTGA
- a CDS encoding acetyl/propionyl/methylcrotonyl-CoA carboxylase subunit alpha — MQKVLIANRGEIAVRVARACKDAGLTSVAVYAEPDRDALHVRAADEAFALGGTTPGDSYLVIDKILDAAKRSGADAIHPGYGFLSENADFARAVIEAGLTWIGPSPEAIIALGDKVQARHIATKAGAPLVPGTKDPVGGADEVVAFAEEHGLPVAIKAAFGGGGRGLKVARTKEEIPELFDSAVREAVSAFGRGECFVERFLDKPRHVEAQVLADTHGNVVVVGTRDCSLQRRNQKLVEEAPAPFLTDEQRARIHESAKAICAEAGYHGAGTVEYLVGADGSISFLEVNTRLQVEHPVSEETSGLDLVRQQFRIADGLPLDVTEDPTPRGHSIEFRINAEDAGRNFMPAPGPVTRLEIPQGPGVRWDSGVETGGEVVGAFDSMLAKLIVTGATREEALQRARRALDELVVEGMPTVVPFHRAVVRDEAFTTEPFTVHTRWIETEWDNQVQPYSAAPAEHDEPEERQTVVVEVGGRRLEVSLPAGLAAGGSAPAAAGGAKPRKRGGGHGGSAASGDSLTSPMQGTIVKVAVSDGDTVAEGDLVVVLEAMKMEQPITAHKAGTVSGLAAEVGASVTSGAVLCTIAE; from the coding sequence GTGCAGAAGGTCCTGATCGCCAACCGTGGCGAGATCGCCGTGCGGGTCGCCCGCGCCTGCAAGGACGCCGGGCTGACCAGCGTGGCCGTCTACGCCGAGCCGGACCGCGACGCGCTGCACGTGCGCGCGGCCGACGAGGCCTTCGCCCTCGGGGGGACGACGCCCGGGGACTCCTACCTGGTGATCGACAAGATCCTGGACGCCGCCAAGCGGTCCGGGGCCGACGCGATCCACCCCGGCTACGGCTTCCTGTCGGAGAACGCCGACTTCGCCCGGGCCGTCATCGAGGCCGGTCTGACCTGGATCGGCCCGTCGCCCGAGGCGATCATCGCCCTCGGCGACAAGGTGCAGGCCCGGCACATCGCGACCAAGGCCGGCGCGCCGCTCGTGCCCGGCACCAAGGACCCGGTCGGCGGCGCCGACGAGGTCGTCGCGTTCGCCGAGGAGCACGGCCTGCCGGTCGCCATCAAGGCCGCGTTCGGCGGTGGCGGTCGCGGGCTGAAGGTGGCCCGCACCAAGGAGGAGATCCCCGAGCTGTTCGACTCCGCCGTCCGCGAGGCCGTGTCGGCGTTCGGCCGCGGCGAGTGCTTCGTCGAGCGCTTCCTGGACAAGCCGCGGCACGTCGAGGCCCAGGTGCTGGCCGACACCCACGGCAACGTCGTCGTCGTCGGTACTCGCGACTGCTCGCTGCAGCGGCGCAACCAGAAGCTGGTCGAGGAGGCGCCCGCGCCGTTCCTCACCGACGAGCAGCGGGCGCGCATCCACGAGTCGGCCAAGGCCATCTGCGCGGAGGCCGGCTACCACGGCGCCGGCACCGTGGAGTACCTCGTCGGCGCCGACGGGTCGATCTCCTTCCTCGAGGTCAACACCCGGCTGCAGGTCGAGCACCCGGTCTCGGAGGAGACCAGCGGCCTCGACCTGGTCCGCCAGCAGTTCCGCATCGCCGACGGCCTGCCGCTGGACGTCACCGAGGACCCGACCCCGCGCGGGCACAGCATCGAGTTCCGGATCAACGCCGAGGACGCCGGCCGCAACTTCATGCCCGCCCCCGGCCCGGTGACCCGGCTGGAGATCCCGCAGGGGCCCGGCGTGCGCTGGGACTCCGGCGTCGAGACCGGCGGCGAGGTCGTCGGCGCGTTCGACTCGATGCTGGCCAAGCTCATCGTCACCGGCGCCACCCGCGAGGAGGCCCTGCAGCGGGCCCGCCGCGCCCTCGACGAGCTGGTCGTCGAGGGCATGCCGACGGTCGTCCCGTTCCACCGGGCCGTGGTCCGCGACGAGGCCTTCACCACCGAGCCGTTCACCGTGCACACCCGCTGGATCGAGACCGAGTGGGACAACCAGGTCCAGCCGTACTCCGCGGCCCCGGCCGAGCACGACGAGCCCGAGGAGCGGCAGACCGTCGTCGTCGAGGTCGGCGGTCGCCGGCTCGAGGTGTCGCTGCCCGCGGGCCTGGCCGCCGGCGGATCGGCCCCGGCCGCGGCCGGCGGGGCGAAGCCGCGCAAGCGCGGCGGCGGGCACGGCGGGTCGGCGGCGTCCGGCGACTCCCTGACCAGCCCGATGCAGGGCACGATCGTCAAGGTCGCGGTCTCCGACGGGGACACCGTGGCCGAGGGCGACCTGGTCGTCGTCCTCGAGGCGATGAAGATGGAGCAGCCCATCACCGCCCACAAGGCCGGCACGGTCAGCGGCCTGGCCGCCGAGGTGGGCGCCTCGGTGACCAGCGGCGCCGTCCTCTGCACGATCGCCGAATAG